In the Dromaius novaehollandiae isolate bDroNov1 chromosome 25, bDroNov1.hap1, whole genome shotgun sequence genome, GATACCAGGAATGAGAGAGATCCCAAGCTCGGTTAAAGACCTTGCTGAAGTAAAGCACTGGTTAACCCTTCCCGGTTCCTTAAAACCTCTTAAATTTGTGGGAAGCAGAGATCACCCCACTTTGGAGGGTACACGCAGGCACAGTGACTTTGTGAGGCTCTCCAATGTCCCCTACTGGCAACCTAAAAGAATTTGTTACCTTATTTTAATCCAGTCGTCCACATTTTGGCTTGCCATTAGCGTCTCCAGATAGTCTCTCCCCATGTAGTAAGGCGGTCGCTCATTGATTTTCTGAGGTAGGTGTTCTAGTAAGCCAACTGGAATGTACCTACAATGCAAACATAAATGCTGATGACACTGTGTGCTATTGCTCAAATCATACAGGCCACCTGTGAAAATGATCCTACCAACTTGAGAAGAATTACCTGCACAGAAAGGAGAGCCATTCCAGCAGGAACTTCCTGGTTTTCTCGACTCCCTGAGTATCGGACCCCCAGTGTTCAAGACCATAGTTAGTAAAGTCTTTGAGGATATCAAATCTCTCACTGGAGGAGATATCCCAGTGTCTCTGTTccttaatttcagtgaaaatccATGGTTTGATGAGTGCTCCTCTGCAGTCAGACAAAATGGGCATTGTTAGTCATATGACTGTATGCTTCTGATGAAGCCAACTAATTTAAGACATTTTCCAGCTCTTCTTTGCCAGTGTGACTTTAAAAGCTTTCAGTTTCAATAGGAAGCTGCTGTAAGTTCCCACAGATACAAATTGACTTCACTGAGTTCCAAAGAGTAGTTTCTCCAAAAGGAaacttttcctgtgttttgaGTTTGTTTagactttttaaatttatttacttttactcCTGCATCAATAGAGCCCAGAGATATAGAAGTGAATGGGGAAATACAGTCACTTGCCTTGCAATCATAATTCCTGAAACACCCATCTGCATGGCTCGATTAGCATCTTCGTATGATAAAATATCACCGTTTCCTGTGTtagaagggagggagaagccaGAGGTCAAAGTGATGCACCAGGGCAAGTCAAAATGAGTGAATCCAGGCATGGGATAAAATTTACAACGGCTGTAGGGACTTAGAGCTAGATTGTCCAAACAGGCTCTGAGACTCATGTTTAGAGACTCCCAGGGCTGTTTCCGACTAATATTCCCCTTACAAGGAAAAGGAGAGCTCTCCCTTCTCTTCGCCCTAATCCCAACTACTGCCCTCAAGGTTTAGCTGGGACTGTCTGTGCTATGGTGaccaaaggaggggaaaaaaacactagtGTTTGTGATACCTGGCCATGGAGGTCCAAGCATGTGGACAGAACGGGGCTGCACAAGAGCTGCTGGTTGCACACGGTGCCCAGCTCACAGGGACCTGGAAGAGCCCAGAGGGGCTTTGCGCGAGAAAGCTGGTGGCCCAGACCTGGCACGTGCAGTGTGCAGGGGAGGCAGATTTCTCCTCGCTGTTCTTTTGCCCAAATGAAGTCCTGCCACAAATGACCTGGCTCTGAAGCAGCTCTGCTGGTGTCTGtctgctcttcctttctctcagAGCAGAGCTGCGCTTAAAGCCAAGCAGGCAGTCATGGCTGGGACAGCTGGGCCATCTCCACACTCGGATAATGCTCCATGGCACCGTCACCAGCAGTACTGATGCTCCAGCCTTTCCCACACACTGAATGCACTTGgggcctgacttttttttttttttaatagtttaaacCAAACATGCAGCACTTTCAGTTTACTGAGATGTGATTTCAGTCACGATAAAATAACAGAAACACCTACCAAAAAGAGGCATGGGGCATGCTATTTTAGCGCATTCTGCTATGTAGTCCCAGTCGGCAACCTTTGTGTACCGTTGTTCCCTAGATCGGCCGTGAAGCTAGGAGAAGAAAGCGGCAGTGAGACCCTCACCAAAAATGCTCTGGAGAAAGTACAGTGGAATGGGAACGCTAAAGGAATGTGCTTTGAGGACAGGCAACACCATCATTTTTGGGGAGAAGGATCTTCCTGGATGTACAGCCCAGCTAGTTGCTAACAGACAGGGCTGCAAAAGCGGTTAGCAGAGCTAAAAAGCACTGGATGCTTTCTGCATTGTTTCAGCTATTTACAATCCAGAGCAAACAGCGATGATTCACAGTAAAAGGGAATATTCACTATGGACAGGGACTACCCACTCTGCTGCAAATCAGATGGCTCCACCTTTTCCCCCCAGCCCTGGAAGAATGTTTATTTGGCTTAAAGCCTCTATTTCAAAGCACTGCAGGAATCACCCCCATTTGTAACGGATATGACTTGGGATACCTTGGACAATGCCTTAAATACAAAAGCATCTGCGTTTCTTCTGTTATTAGCAGAAATCATTAAAAGGTGCCATGCAGCTGGTCAAAGGTGTTTGAAAGAGCTACTCAgctgtggggaaggggaaggtCACCCACCCGCACATTGTGCTCTAAGCTGACATGCAAGCAAAGCTTCCCAGATACCAGCCAACAATCTACTGTCACAGCAAGTGTCCCTGTACCGTGACCATGGATGCTCCCCACTCCCGGATCTTGGGGATTATTTTATGAGCCACGTTAATCTTTTCTTGCACCCCGGTCCGTATCTTCACGGTCAGCGGGACGTCCAGCACCTGCAGAGAGGGCAGAGTGAGGCTGGGCTCGGGCAGGAGCCTGCTCCACCAGCTCATCTCCTGCTGCCAGGAGGATGCTCTGACTCACCGAGTTCATCCCTCTGACGATCTGCTCAAACTTGTTGGACCGAGTCATCAGAGCGCAGCCCCCTCCCTGTGCGAGAAAAGGTGACACAGTCAAGACTTTCTGCCTCTTTGCATAGCAAAGAGCCTCCTGAAAGCTGCTCAGACAGCAGCCCTCCACTCACTGGGTGCAGGTAAGACTCAGAGCATCCCGAGCCAAGAAAGGAGACTCTTCAAAACAGCACCTTGTCCCTCCCAACTTCTGCCTGCTGCAGGGCACCAGTGACAACTAAACGTTCCCTGCTCTGCGAACAGGGTATTGGCCTCCTCTCTGAAGTCTAGCATCCATAAATAAACTGGAAGCTCTGGATCAAACTGGCAGGAGCAATCAGGCAGTGGGGGATGATGCAAAGGACAGACATCTATTCAAGGAAGTGAAAGATGCTGCAGAACATCTTTTCACCTTCTTGTAGACCAGGTCAATTGGACACCCAACATTGATGTCTACAAAGTCCACTTCAATTGTCTGGTTCAGAAGCTCTGCACATTTGGTCATCGTGTCTGGAAATGCTCCCTCCAGCTGCAAAAGGGAGACAGTTTGCATGAGTTCAAGAGGCAGCGTTTCTCCTCAGGAGAAGTGAGCGATCATTTGGCTGGTTATCACCTGCACTCACCTGCACCCCAAAAACATCTTCAGTGTGATGCCGTTTGAGGAGGGCCCACTCAGAGGACTGGCCCTGAAGCAGGTTTGTGCACACAGCCATTTCTCCACAGGTGACGTCTGCCCCAAAGCGCTTGCATATCCTTCGGAAAGGGAGGTTACCACACTGAAAGAGACAAGAGACATCTGACTGCATGTGCCGCTTGTGATCTGCACGGTTTGTCAGGAGATTTGCTCCATTCCAAACGTGCTGATGAAAAGTTTTGACAAAAGGAGGACTGAATAATCTACCTACTGTGGTCAGTGGAGCCAAATAGAGCTTGCCTTGGATTTCCAACTGGAAAACAACCAGGGATGGGGGAAAACATATTAGCAGAGCTGAACAAGCAGTGGCCAAACAGGAGGAGGAGATTCCAGTTAGCAATTTTCATCACCTGCCTTGGGTGAAACTCAGTGGGAAACCGATCTTGCACTGTCTTCTGTGGTCCTAGGAAAGCAGTGGTTTTGTTTAAGAAGCTCAGATATTTCCTGACAAGGTATTGCTTGCGTAAAAGAATGAGAAACTTAAACTGCTCAATCTGTTTTCACTGCTCAGCTTGGAGAAAATTCAAAGCAGTTACAGAAATAGAGGGATGCAAGACTAGCCGATGGATGCAACGACAGAGGTGAtgaggagcaggggaaggcggCAATACTGTCCCTCACGTCAGGAAAGCACCATGCAGTACACAAACCAACCAGGCCCAACTTCAGTTCTCCTAGCAGATCATTTCCGCCCTCACTGATGGCCCAGCCTCTGCTCCCCTTCATGTGCAGGCGATTGCCAGCTTCTCCTGGTCCTCACCCCTCCAAAGTCAACATCACGGTTCCAAGGCTCACATTCCTGCATCCTTCCCTTCTCATGACAGTAATGTTGTCCCAAGGCAGCCCTGTCCTCTGCCTACCTCTCACCCTGCTAAAATGTCTCTTCCACCTTCCCAAGCACAATCTCAAACACTTCATGGGTACCTGAGAGATGGCAGCCCTTGGCAGAAACTCTCACTACTCACCTTCTTCTTCTCACACAGCCGCAGCTTTATAGTGTCTTCATCTGTCACAGGGCCCGTTGTTTTGATGGGGGAACGCTCCAAAGCATCCATGGGGCAGGGAGTCTCCAAGACAGCTGGTTTGggttcttctccctcctctggtAGCCCAGGATGTTCTGGGGCATCCCCAGGGCCCTCCTCAGGCGCTGTGCAGTTGGGCACCTCTTGCCCCTCCATGGAGTTCCCTGAGGCTTTGTTTCCCTTCCCACCATTGCCATGAAGCTTGGCCAGATGACGGAGGTACTCGTCAGCCTTCTCAAAGCTAAACTTCTTCTTGCGCAGCTGGTGCTGGAGGTCCTTGGAGAGGTTGTTCCTCACCAGGGACTTCCCTTCCCACTGCTTGGCCAGGTCCGTGTTGATGAGGTTCTGGTAGCCATCCCCGAGGTGGGCCTGGGCAAAGCGGCAGGTCACACCATAAATGCACTTGCCGAAGGTTTCGAAGAGCACGCAGTTTTGCCCCAGATCAGCTGGTTTCACAGCCATGTATTCATCGATGTCATGGAGGAAGCGGCACCGCGAGCCGAAGTAGCACTTCTCTGCGCACCCCTTAAAACAACGAAGAAGAAGAGGTTAAAACCTCTGCCCTCCACTTGCTCAGTTCGCCATGCCTGTACTTCCTAGCACAACCCAAGCGGTGAGTCTGGTGCCATCGTGTCCTAGGAAGGGGACAGAACAACCGCTCTGAGCACCCACCACTCCCTGGATGCTGCTGGCCTTCCCCTCCCACAGCCAGCACGCAGCCAGAAGCTGCTGGGAATGGCACGAGAGGAGAAAGAGCGGCTCTCGCACACACAGCAGGAGAGAGGAGCCAGCAGCCGTCACTGCCATGGTGGTGGCAATGCTGTGAAAATGCCACCGTGACGTGCTACTAGGAAGCAGATCACTGGAACATGCTGTAGAGGGGCAGTTACTTATTCGCTTGGGGGGATGTTTTAGCTCTACGGCCTCAGGGAAACTGATACTTCATTGGTCCTGCTGAGCTTCACGCTGATACACCTTCTCCCAGGAAATCAAGAGAGCAAGTTCTGCCAGCACAAGCCCCGTGCTCTGTCTCAACGCCATCCTGCTAGGAGTTCGCAATGGCGCAGCTCCATCTTTAATTACCCCAGCATGTGTTTTCTAGGCTTAAAAATACATAAACCCATCACAAGACACGGGAGCCCTGAGTTCCTCCAAGCTGGAGCCCAGCCGAGCAGGGCTGCCGTACCTGCGTTACCGACGGGCACAGCCGGCTCTTCTCGTAGTGATTCGGTTTCATACACGGCCTGCTCTTATTCTGCCCTCGGGCTCTTTTCCGTTCAGCAGGCTCCTTCTCCTCTCTGCCAGCTTCTTCGGCATCCTCTTGGCTCTCTCCTTCCTTGACGGATTCGTCTAACCTCGCTCGCTTTGCTGGAGGCTCGGTCTGGTCGTTGCCGACCGactcctcttcctcatcctccgGACCGGCTTCCTCGTTCCCGGATGCCCCCCGTGCTTTCAGATAGGCGTGGAAGCGGTCCTTGGACGTGAGGTACCTGCGGAGCGGGAGAGGCCGCGGTCAACGCCAGCGCGggcgagagctctgggcaccctcCGCCTCCTCTTTGGGGGGTGATGGAAGAAGGAAAGGTGGCGGGGGGCGAAGGGTCGTAGATGCAGGGGGTCGGGGCTGCAGCATCCCTGCGAGCGTCAGGCCTgtccgggggcgggggggggacctGAGGTACCGGGCACCcactgggggggggcaggagggaccgGGCACCcaggaggggggcaggagggacctGGCACCTAttgggggggacaggagggactGGGCGCCTATtgggggggagggcgggagggacCGGGCACCcaccgggggggggcaggagggaccgGGCACCAAccgggggtgggggaggcaggagggaccGGCACCCACGGAGGGGGGGGCAGAAGGGACCGGGCACCCACCGGGGGGGGTCGGGAGGGACCTGGCGCCACCgaggggggggcgggagggatcGGGCACCCacggggggaggaaggagggaccGGGCACCCacg is a window encoding:
- the DUS3L gene encoding tRNA-dihydrouridine(47) synthase [NAD(P)(+)]-like → MAAATAAAAVAAGVAPVRARYLTSKDRFHAYLKARGASGNEEAGPEDEEEESVGNDQTEPPAKRARLDESVKEGESQEDAEEAGREEKEPAERKRARGQNKSRPCMKPNHYEKSRLCPSVTQGCAEKCYFGSRCRFLHDIDEYMAVKPADLGQNCVLFETFGKCIYGVTCRFAQAHLGDGYQNLINTDLAKQWEGKSLVRNNLSKDLQHQLRKKKFSFEKADEYLRHLAKLHGNGGKGNKASGNSMEGQEVPNCTAPEEGPGDAPEHPGLPEEGEEPKPAVLETPCPMDALERSPIKTTGPVTDEDTIKLRLCEKKKLEIQGKLYLAPLTTCGNLPFRRICKRFGADVTCGEMAVCTNLLQGQSSEWALLKRHHTEDVFGVQLEGAFPDTMTKCAELLNQTIEVDFVDINVGCPIDLVYKKGGGCALMTRSNKFEQIVRGMNSVLDVPLTVKIRTGVQEKINVAHKIIPKIREWGASMVTLHGRSREQRYTKVADWDYIAECAKIACPMPLFGNGDILSYEDANRAMQMGVSGIMIARGALIKPWIFTEIKEQRHWDISSSERFDILKDFTNYGLEHWGSDTQGVEKTRKFLLEWLSFLCRYIPVGLLEHLPQKINERPPYYMGRDYLETLMASQNVDDWIKISELLLGPVPANFTFLPKHKANSYR